CGGTAATAATCTGCCATCTTAATGACCAATCTTATCGTTTTTTGGAGCTGCAGCGTAAATTGCCCGGCATAAGCGAGAAGGTCTTAACAGAAAAGCTGCGCGAACTCGAGAATGATGGTCTGGTCGAGCGGATTTCATACCCCGAAATACCGCCGCGTGTTGAATATAGGCTAACACCATTTGGCCTTAGGCTGTTTAAGGTATTATATTCATTACAGCTTTGGGGTGAAGAATATATTGCGGGAAAGCTAAAAAACGTGAAAACAACCGTAGGCCACTAACGACTCCTTAGACCATGCTAATTTTACTGCCGGCCTACCAAGAGTTAAAGATACACGAATAACTAGCAACCCAAATTCATATTTATGTACAAACATATGGGTTTGGGGGTGTCGTGATGGCTATCGAAACTCTAATTCAATACTTGAAAGACGGAAATAAGAGAACGAATATCCGGTTTGCGCAGGGGCTTATCAACAAGACAACAATTAGCTCTTTGGAAGAACTGGGCAATAACTTACTGTGCATCCATACCGGTGAGGGGCATCAGGTGAAAATAGATATTTCATTGTTCAAACGGGTT
The Veillonellaceae bacterium genome window above contains:
- a CDS encoding helix-turn-helix transcriptional regulator is translated as MLTIDNQNYICSLDYAVSLIKGKWKAVIICHLNDQSYRFLELQRKLPGISEKVLTEKLRELENDGLVERISYPEIPPRVEYRLTPFGLRLFKVLYSLQLWGEEYIAGKLKNVKTTVGH